Proteins encoded together in one Microcebus murinus isolate Inina chromosome 16, M.murinus_Inina_mat1.0, whole genome shotgun sequence window:
- the PET117 gene encoding protein PET117 homolog, mitochondrial: MSKSSKAVLGLSVLLTAATVAGVHLKQRQDQQRLREGVIRDIERQNRKKENIRLLEEQIILTEQLEAEREKILLAKGSQKT; this comes from the exons ATGTCGAAGAGCTCGAAGGCGGTGCTGGGCCTCTCGGTGCTGCTGACGGCGGCCACGGTGGCCGGCGTGCATCTGAAGCAGCGGCAGGACCAGCAG AGGCTTCGTGAGGGAGTGATCAGAGACATTGAGAGGCAAAAtcggaaaaaagaaaacattcgtCTTTTGGAAGAACAGATTATTTTGACTGAGCAACTtgaagcagaaagagagaagatattATTGGCAAAAGGATCTCAAAAAACATGA
- the KAT14 gene encoding cysteine-rich protein 2-binding protein isoform X3, with translation MDSNIHLSSLISRHDDEATRTSTSEGLEEGEVEGETLLIVESEDQASVDLSHDQSGDSLNSDEGDVSWMEEQLSYFCDKCQKWIPASQLREQLSYLKGDNFFRFTCSDCSADGKEQYERLKLTWQQVVMLAMYNLSLEGSGRQGYFRWKEDICAFIEKHWTFLLGNRKKTSTWWSTVAGCLSVGSPMYFRSGAQEFGEPGWWKLVHNKPPTMKPEGEKLSASTLKVKAASKPTLDPIITVEGLRKRASRNPVESAMELKEKRSRTQEAKDIRRAQKEAAGFLDRSTSSTPVKFISRGRRPDVILEKGEVIDFSSLSSSDRTPLTSPSPSPSLDFSAPGTPASHSATPSLLSEADLIPDVMPPQALFHDDDEMEGDGVIDPGMEYVPPPAGAAASGSVVGGRKKVRGPEQIKQEVESEEEKPDRMDMDSEDTDSNTSLQTRAREKRKPQLEKDTKPKGPKYTPVSIYEEKLLLKRLEACPSAVAMTPEARRLKRKLIVRQAKRDRGLPLFDLDQVVNAALLLVDGIYGAKDRVSRLPAGQATYRTTCQDFRILDRYQTALPSRKGFRHQTTKFLYRLVGSEDMAVDQSIVSPYTSRILKPYIRRDYETKPPKLQLLSQIRSHLHRSDPHWTPEPDAPLDYCYVRPNHIPTINSMCQEFFWPE, from the exons ATGGATAGTAACATCCACTTGAGTAGTTTGATAAGTCGGCATGATGATGAAGCCACAAGAACATCTACCTCggaagggctggaggagggggaagTGGAGGGAGAGACCCTCCTGATCGTCGAATCAGAGGATCAGGCATCAGTGGACTTATCTCAtgaccagagcggggattccctCAACAGCGACGAAGGAGATGTGTCCTGGATGGAGGAGCAGCTGTCTTACTTCTGTGACAAGTGCCAAAAATGGATACCGGCCA gTCAGCTGAGGGAACAGCTGAGTTACCTTAAGGGTGACAATTTTTTTAGGTTTACTTGTTCCGATTGCTCGGCAGATGGCAAGGAGCAGTACGAAAGGCTGAAGCTGACATGGCAGCAA GTTGTCATGTTGGCAATGTACAACTTGTCTCTGGAAGGAAGTGGACGTCAAGGTTATTTCAGGTGGAAAGAAGATATCTGTGCTTTTATTGAGAAACACTGGACTTTTTTACTAGGGAATAG GAAAAAGACTTCAACTTGGTGGAGCACAGTAGCAGGCTGCCTCAGTGTGGGAAGTCCCATGTACTTCCGTTCTGGTGCTCAGGAATTTGGAGAACCCGGATGGTGGAAACTTGTTCATAACAAGCCTCCAACAATGAAACCTGAAGGAGAGAAGTTGTCTGCCTCTACTTTGAAAGTAAAAG cAGCCTCAAAACCAACTCTAGATCCAATCATTACTGTTGAGGGACTTAGAAAACGGGCAAGTCGGAATCCTGTGGAATCTGCCATGGAATTAAAAGAGAAACGATCTCGAACTCAGGAAGCTAAAGACATTAGAAGAGCCCAGAAGGAAGCAGCTGGCTTTCTTGACAGGAGCACGTCTTCTACCCCTGTAAAATTTATAAGCCGTGGCCGCCGGCCAGATGTGATTCTTGAAAAAGGAGAAGTGATTGACTTTTCATCGTTGAGCTCCTCTGACCGAACCCCACTGACAAGCCCATCTCCTTCTCCATCTCTGGATTTCTCTGCCCCCGGGACGCCGGCCTCTCATTCTGCCACGCCTAGCTTGCTTTCAGAAGCAGATCTGATTCCAGATGTGATGCCCCCACAAGCTTTGTTTCATG ATGATGACGAGATGGAAGGCGATGGAGTCATAGACCCAGGGATGGAGTATGTCCCACCCCCGGCTGGGGCAGCAGCTTCTGGGTCAGTGGTTGGGGGCAGAAAGAAGGTCCGAGGACCTGAACAGATAAAGCAGGAGGTAGAGAGTGAGGAGGAAAAGCCCGACAGGATGGACATGGACAGCGAAGACACAGATTCAAACACATCTTTGCAAACGAGGGCTCGAGAAAAGAGGAAGCCTCAACTAGAGAAGGACACGAAACCTAAAGGGCCCAAGTATACTCCCGTGAGTATCTATGAGGAAAAGCTGCTTCTCAAGAGGCTGGAAGCTTGTCCCAGTGCTGTTGCCATGACACCAGAAGCTCGGAGACTGAAGCGGAAACTGATTGTCAGACAAGCGAAAAGGGATAGGGGATTACCACTTTTTGACTTGGATCAAGTTGTTAATGCTGCTCTTCTGTTAGTTGATGGGATTTATGGAGCCAAAGACAGAGTTTCTAGGCTTCCAGCTGGACAAGCCACATACCGAACAACTTGCCAGGACTTCAGAATCCTTGACCGATACCAG ACTGCCCTTCCGTCCAGGAAAGGATTTCGGCACCAGACCACAAAGTTTTTGTATCGTTTGGTGGGATCGGAAGATATGGCTGTGGACCAAAGTATTGTCAGCCCTTACACTTCTCGGATCTTGAAACCTTATATCAG